DNA from Gloeocapsa sp. PCC 73106:
ACCAGTATTATGGAACCGTTTTGTAGTTAACGGTAATTGGTCAGGCTTAGAATTATGGCGAGCTTTAAGCACCAATCCCCTATTATGTTTAAAACAAGAACCTATCTCTTGTCTTTCTGGTCAATCATCAGAAATTATTCTCTTTGATCCTCAGCAACAGTGGACTGTCATAAGAGCGAATTTAAAATCCTTATCTTCCAACACACCTTGGTGGGGAAAACAAATAACTGGACGTGTGCTCAATCCCCACACTTTTAACCCTTGAGACTGGGACTCTTGAGTAAGCGATGGGCTACGACGGACACGATTAAATTAGATAAGCAAGCAGCTAAAAATATACCTTTTATTCCTAATAACCAATTACCCAAATAAACTAAAGGCAAGTAGAAAACAACCGTTCTAGTAAAAATTAAAAACACAGAAAATGCAGGTTTACCTAAAGCGTTGAAAGCAGCACTTGCCACAAAAATTATGCCATAAGCGCCATAACTAATAGACACTAGACGTAAATACATCGAAGCAATTTTAATCACTTCTGGATTAGTATCAAACCAGCTCACGATTGTAGGAGCACTTATAAACATAATCACAGCCATAATTATGCCCCAAACTAAGCAAAACATCAAACTAATATCCAGGGATTCTCTAACTCGTTTATATTTTTTAGCCCCCCAATTCTGTCCCACAAAAGGACCCACGCTGGAGGCTAATGCCATTAAGGCGATCACAGCTAAAGATTCTATTTTAGAAGCAACACCAAAACCGGCTATAGAGGCTTGACTATAAGTAGCGATTAAACTGGTCACAATACCAATACAAATAGGATTAATCAGATAAGTAGCAGTAGCTGGTATTCCTATAGCTAAAATTTCTTGCCAACAGATCCAAGCTTGTGCTATTTTCGGTATTTTCCAAGTAATTAAATTTAAGCGATTATTCAGTAAATAAATTGAAGCTACAAAAGTGATTCCAGAAGCAATAACCGTAGCAATAGCGGCTCCTTTTAACTCTAGTTTAGGGATAAAACCCCAGCCAAAAATAAAAATTGGATCTAAAACCAGATTGACTAGTCCCGCTATGGTCATAATAATGCTAGGAGATATAGCATCTCCTGCGGCTCTAATTAGACTATTGCCAACCATTGGTACTACTAAAAATATAATTCCCCAATACCAAACGGTCATATATTCGCGAATTAGAGGTAAAGTTTCAGCGTCAGCACCTAATAAAGTAAACAGAGGGTCGATCGTTACTAAGCCAATAATTACAGCGACTCCCACAATTCCACAGGAAAGTAACAAACTATTAGTAGTTAAATTTCGACTCCCATAGATATTTCCTTCCCCAATAGCACGAGCAACTACAGAAGATGCACCGACACCCAAGCCTAGGGCTATGCTGGTGAGAATCATGACAACTGGAAAAGTAAATGTCATCGCAGCGAGCTGAATCGTACCCAATTTGCCTACAAAATAGGCATCTACCACATTAAAAAGAATAACTACAGATATTCCCCACACCATAGGTAGAGTCAGCCAAATTAGCTGACTAGATACCTTTCCCTCGGTTAGTTTTAGTTGCATATAAAAGCGATCGCTATCGATGTTCTTTAATTATCTTAATATTGACATCCTCCCCGACCTGAAGGTGCGGGGATTCCTTTAAAACAAGTCCAATTGAACAGGTTTACTGGTGGTTGACGCTTCATCAGGTGCTGCCAAATTTGACTTGGTCTTACGCTTCCCTCGACGTCCGTTTAGAGTCTCCAAGCGTCCCCCGGCGACTTTTATATTTACCGCGGCGTTAATATCTCTATCATGGTG
Protein-coding regions in this window:
- a CDS encoding MATE family efflux transporter produces the protein MQLKLTEGKVSSQLIWLTLPMVWGISVVILFNVVDAYFVGKLGTIQLAAMTFTFPVVMILTSIALGLGVGASSVVARAIGEGNIYGSRNLTTNSLLLSCGIVGVAVIIGLVTIDPLFTLLGADAETLPLIREYMTVWYWGIIFLVVPMVGNSLIRAAGDAISPSIIMTIAGLVNLVLDPIFIFGWGFIPKLELKGAAIATVIASGITFVASIYLLNNRLNLITWKIPKIAQAWICWQEILAIGIPATATYLINPICIGIVTSLIATYSQASIAGFGVASKIESLAVIALMALASSVGPFVGQNWGAKKYKRVRESLDISLMFCLVWGIIMAVIMFISAPTIVSWFDTNPEVIKIASMYLRLVSISYGAYGIIFVASAAFNALGKPAFSVFLIFTRTVVFYLPLVYLGNWLLGIKGIFLAACLSNLIVSVVAHRLLKSPSLKG